In a genomic window of Methylovirgula sp. 4M-Z18:
- a CDS encoding carbohydrate ABC transporter permease yields the protein MKALRQIGFWALVALIVLFSLFPFYYAIITSFRSGQELFSQSVLPNSLSLANYALVFENQPFGWNLFSSAVVATSVVLISLFLGVTAAYALARVDFRGRATLLLTIVSVSMFPQVAVLSGMFELVKLLHIYDRLPSLILSNLILTLPFTVWVLTTFMRDLPKELEEAAFVDGATPFTVIRRVFLPLLWPAMVTTGLLAFIAAWNEFLFALTFVTDDDRRTVPVAISLITGAGPHELPWGNIMAASVIVTVPLIVLVLIFQRKIVAGLTAGAVKG from the coding sequence ATGAAAGCGCTGCGCCAGATCGGATTTTGGGCGCTTGTCGCGCTCATCGTTCTCTTCTCGCTCTTCCCCTTCTATTACGCGATCATCACGTCGTTCCGCTCGGGCCAGGAATTGTTCAGCCAGAGCGTTCTGCCGAACTCCCTGTCATTGGCGAATTACGCGCTCGTGTTCGAAAACCAGCCCTTCGGTTGGAACCTGTTCAGCTCCGCCGTCGTCGCGACATCGGTGGTGCTCATTTCGCTCTTCCTCGGCGTGACGGCGGCCTATGCGCTGGCGCGGGTCGATTTTCGCGGCCGCGCCACGTTGCTGCTGACCATCGTTTCGGTCTCGATGTTCCCGCAGGTCGCGGTTCTGTCCGGCATGTTCGAACTCGTCAAGCTGCTGCACATCTACGACCGGCTCCCCAGCCTCATCCTGTCCAATCTCATTCTGACCCTACCGTTCACGGTCTGGGTGCTGACGACCTTCATGCGCGACCTGCCGAAGGAATTGGAGGAGGCGGCCTTTGTCGACGGCGCGACGCCGTTCACGGTCATCCGCCGCGTCTTTCTGCCGCTCCTGTGGCCGGCCATGGTGACGACAGGGCTGCTCGCCTTCATCGCCGCCTGGAACGAGTTCCTGTTCGCGCTCACCTTCGTGACGGATGACGACCGCCGCACCGTGCCGGTGGCGATTTCGCTCATCACCGGCGCCGGCCCGCACGAATTGCCCTGGGGCAATATCATGGCCGCCTCCGTCATCGTCACGGTGCCGCTGATCGTGCTGGTGCTGATCTTCCAACGCAAGATCGTCGCCGGCCTCACCGCGGGCGCGGTCAAAGGTTAG
- a CDS encoding alpha-glucosidase family protein: MTDSIDNDWWRGAVLYQIYPRSYADANGDGMGDLRGIAAKLDHIASLGVDAIWISPFFKSPMKDFGYDVSDYCDVDPSFGNLHDFDALIVRAKELKLKVLIDLVLSHTSDQHPWFAESRKDKTNPKSDWYVWADAKPDGSPPNNWLSIFGGSAWAWDTRRCQYYLHNFLVEQPDLNFHNPAVRDALLAATKFWLDRGVDGFRLDTVNFYFHDRLLRDNPPAAIRDVPDIPASNPYSYQDHLYDKTQPENLGFLRDFRALLDQYPAITTVGEVGASLRGLEVMGEYTSGGDKLHMCYAFDLLGLKFGAQYVRARLEAYEHEVTEGWGCWAFSNHDVVRTVTRWGFADEREKAAPLLLALLVSLRGTACIYQGEELGLTEAQLAFEDLRDPYGIAFWPEMPSRDGCRTPMPWENSAGAGFSTAKPWLPIPDEHRALAVAVQEASETSVLHRAREILHWRKSVPALARGGIMFHDADEPVLSFSRSADGTTVLCVFNLSDTPQSFDASLLGTIAPLTGHGFASTLENETVHLPPFAAFYGLVI; encoded by the coding sequence ATGACGGATTCGATTGACAATGACTGGTGGCGCGGCGCGGTTCTCTATCAGATCTATCCGCGCTCCTATGCCGACGCCAACGGCGATGGGATGGGGGATTTGCGCGGTATTGCCGCGAAGCTCGATCACATCGCAAGCCTCGGCGTCGATGCGATCTGGATTTCGCCGTTCTTCAAATCGCCGATGAAGGATTTCGGCTACGACGTTTCCGATTATTGCGATGTCGACCCGTCCTTTGGGAATTTGCATGATTTCGACGCGCTCATTGTCCGCGCGAAAGAGCTGAAGCTCAAGGTGCTGATCGATCTCGTTCTGTCGCACACCTCCGATCAGCATCCCTGGTTCGCGGAAAGCCGCAAGGACAAAACGAATCCGAAATCTGATTGGTATGTGTGGGCGGACGCGAAACCGGATGGATCGCCTCCCAACAATTGGCTGTCGATTTTCGGCGGCTCCGCCTGGGCCTGGGATACGCGGCGCTGCCAATATTATCTGCATAATTTTCTGGTCGAGCAGCCGGACTTGAACTTTCACAATCCGGCCGTGCGGGATGCGCTTCTCGCCGCGACGAAATTCTGGCTCGACCGCGGCGTCGACGGCTTCCGTCTCGATACGGTGAATTTCTATTTTCATGATCGCCTGCTGCGCGACAATCCGCCGGCCGCGATCCGCGACGTGCCCGATATTCCGGCATCCAATCCCTATTCCTATCAAGATCATCTCTACGACAAGACGCAGCCCGAAAACCTCGGCTTCCTGCGTGATTTTCGCGCGTTGCTCGATCAATATCCGGCGATCACGACGGTGGGCGAAGTCGGCGCCAGCCTGCGCGGACTCGAAGTGATGGGCGAATACACCTCGGGCGGCGACAAATTGCACATGTGCTACGCGTTCGATCTGCTCGGCCTGAAATTCGGCGCGCAGTATGTGCGCGCACGGCTGGAGGCCTACGAGCACGAGGTCACCGAAGGCTGGGGCTGCTGGGCTTTTTCCAACCATGACGTGGTGCGCACGGTGACGCGTTGGGGTTTTGCCGATGAGCGGGAGAAGGCTGCGCCGCTGCTGCTGGCGCTGCTGGTTTCGTTGCGCGGCACGGCCTGCATCTATCAGGGCGAGGAACTCGGCCTCACCGAGGCGCAACTGGCGTTCGAGGATTTGCGCGATCCCTATGGCATCGCTTTCTGGCCGGAAATGCCAAGCCGCGACGGCTGCCGCACGCCGATGCCATGGGAGAACAGCGCCGGCGCCGGCTTCTCGACCGCCAAGCCCTGGCTGCCGATTCCGGATGAACATCGCGCACTGGCCGTCGCCGTGCAGGAAGCGAGCGAGACCTCGGTGCTGCATCGCGCACGTGAGATCCTGCATTGGCGCAAAAGCGTCCCGGCCCTCGCGCGCGGCGGAATCATGTTTCATGACGCGGACGAACCGGTGCTGAGCTTCAGCCGCAGCGCCGACGGCACGACGGTTCTGTGCGTGTTCAACCTGAGCGACACGCCGCAAAGCTTTGATGCGTCTTTGCTCGGGACCATCGCGCCGCTGACCGGGCACGGTTTTGCGTCGACGCTCGAAAACGAAACCGTTCACCTGCCGCCCTTCGCCGCCTTCTACGGCCTCGTGATATAA
- a CDS encoding ABC transporter ATP-binding protein, whose translation MAAVVLKDICKRFGSHQTIHNVNIDIADKDFVVFVGPSGCGKSTLLRLIAGLEDISAGSMTIDGAPVNDLPPSKRGIAMVFQSYALYPHMTAYQNMAFGLELAKSDTLTIDSKVREAARILALEPLLDRLPKAMSGGQRQRVAIGRAIVRNPKVFLFDEPLSNLDAALRVQMRIEIARLHREMNATMVYVTHDQVEAMTLATKIVVLRAGRVEQVGTPLDLYNKPDNLFVAGFIGSPQMNFIKGRIASADVSGIKVTLPGGGQVLLPYRSGNVGDEVTVGIRPEHLTATQAPHLTPVSGTIFAVEQLGESHLLYVKLADDSLLTYRGAFETGASVGGALTVYVDPERCHVFANDGQALKR comes from the coding sequence ATGGCTGCCGTCGTCCTCAAAGATATTTGCAAACGGTTTGGCTCGCACCAGACCATTCACAATGTGAATATCGATATCGCCGACAAGGATTTCGTGGTGTTCGTTGGGCCTTCGGGGTGCGGCAAGTCCACGTTGTTGCGGCTGATTGCCGGCCTGGAAGACATTTCAGCCGGCTCGATGACGATCGATGGCGCACCGGTGAACGATCTGCCGCCATCCAAGCGCGGCATCGCGATGGTGTTCCAATCCTATGCGCTCTATCCGCATATGACCGCCTATCAGAACATGGCTTTTGGCCTTGAACTTGCGAAGAGCGATACGCTGACGATCGATAGCAAAGTGCGCGAGGCGGCGCGCATCCTGGCGCTGGAGCCGCTGCTCGACCGTTTGCCGAAGGCGATGTCGGGCGGCCAGCGCCAGCGCGTCGCCATCGGCCGGGCGATCGTGCGCAACCCGAAAGTGTTTTTGTTCGACGAGCCCTTGTCGAATCTGGATGCGGCCTTGCGCGTGCAGATGCGGATCGAGATCGCGCGCCTGCATCGCGAGATGAATGCGACAATGGTATATGTCACGCACGATCAGGTCGAGGCAATGACGCTCGCCACCAAGATCGTCGTGCTGCGCGCGGGCCGCGTCGAGCAGGTCGGCACGCCGCTCGATCTTTACAACAAGCCCGACAATCTTTTCGTGGCCGGTTTCATCGGCTCGCCGCAGATGAATTTCATCAAGGGCCGCATTGCGAGCGCCGATGTCTCGGGCATCAAGGTGACATTGCCGGGCGGCGGGCAGGTCCTGCTGCCGTACCGCAGCGGCAATGTGGGCGACGAGGTGACGGTCGGCATTCGGCCCGAGCATCTGACCGCGACGCAAGCGCCTCATCTGACCCCGGTGTCGGGCACGATCTTCGCGGTGGAGCAATTGGGCGAATCGCACCTGCTCTATGTGAAGCTCGCCGACGATTCGCTTCTCACCTATCGCGGCGCATTCGAAACCGGCGCGTCAGTGGGCGGTGCATTGACCGTGTATGTCGATCCCGAACGCTGCCACGTGTTTGCGAATGATGGGCAGGCGTTGAAGCGGTAG
- the glgX gene encoding glycogen debranching protein GlgX yields the protein MLKLTAGFPEPLGVTLNDDGANIAVFSAHAEAIEFCLFDEADREVQRIRLTERTGDVFHAHIAAIEVGQRYGLRAYGPYAPQQGHRFNPNKLLLDPYARQIDRPFKLHDSMFGYRRNDPALDLSFDATDSAPFMPKAVVGEASQAARSSDPRAGSRVPWGKTVLYELHVRGFTKRHPQVPEKLHGTFAGLAHPAAIDHLVRLGITSVELMPAMAGLDERHLAPLGLVNYWNYNPIGWCAFEPKLAPGGWAEIRSTVAALQAAGIEVLLDVVLNHSAEGDALGPTVSLRGLDNASYYRLRPDDPRHYIDDAGCGNILACDRPQVVRLAMDALRTWAQNAGLDGFRFDLMTTLGRGDNGFDSAAPLLTAIAQDPILRDLKIIAEPWDIGPGGYQTGYFNANWGEWNDKYRDCIRRFWRGDPYLLGDLATRVAGSEDLFGRKRRPSRSVNFITAHDGLTLADLTSYAGKHNLANGENNRDGTDANNSWNHGIEGPSEETAIRAARLQDQRNLLATLLFSRGTPMLSMGSECGQSQNGNNNAYAQDNEISWLDWDKADAGLAAFCAKLIALRQSHAALCSDHFLTGAPGEESWLPDVAWYAPDGQALRDAAWHDPNLNTLIASLAAPDQAPQSLDRVVVVLHAGAQSIDITLPETRAHYAWRRAVDTAAPDASEMPWIAATAQTTVAPRSVVLFVEEIGATQLARPQGVASDLLDTLARGAGIASDWWDVGGTNHRVPDATKQALLAGMGLDAATNTQARESLAYLSERRDRRILPEAAVGQADTPVTIRLTLPRNVPLPNGNLIVQSESSEEIVVPLAATRPTLRDWRAADDRISTAYLLTLPPLPQGRARVWLESQPNDICRLTVAPRGCYLPDELRQGAKRFGVAAHLYALRGRSDQGIGDFSTLRDFAHASAAQGAALVGLNPMHALFETDRERASPYHPSDRRFLDPIYIDVTAGSVIGHAPAAKALLDSNARAIEALTARRMIDYPAVWNVKRAILEASFAAFSAGAAPDLAQAFAAFVRQGGPALENFARFATIAETRQGEAWSEWPDALRAPQGADVASFLAQNEQDYRFQLYLQFLCEQQFAAAAQNDLALGFYRDIAVGAAPDSAEVWAGGAYFMRGVSIGAPPDPFSASGQVWNLPPPNPLRMAQEGFASFAALIAANMRHAGALRIDHVMGLTRLFQVPDGAQGKDGAYVAYPFEEMLAEVALESAKARCLVVGEDLGTVPEGFRERLAAADMLSYKVLFFERDGIAFNPPAAYPDKAIACVSTHDLPTFKGWWQGVDIAENETLGKLSEDSVRAHMAMREAEKAALQEALREDGLDDTPSTDAPITQVHAAVAQTPCMLVLAQADDLAGETDGINLPGTDRERPNWRRRVSATVDDLFEGTEAKAIIAAMQKGRVNLSSV from the coding sequence ATGCTCAAATTGACCGCCGGATTTCCAGAACCCCTCGGCGTGACGCTGAATGACGACGGCGCCAATATCGCCGTCTTCTCCGCCCATGCCGAAGCCATCGAGTTTTGCCTGTTCGACGAAGCCGATCGCGAGGTGCAGCGCATCCGCCTCACCGAGCGCACTGGCGACGTCTTTCATGCGCATATCGCCGCCATTGAAGTCGGCCAGCGTTATGGACTACGCGCCTATGGCCCTTATGCGCCGCAGCAAGGCCATCGCTTCAACCCGAACAAGCTGCTGCTCGATCCTTACGCGCGGCAGATCGACCGGCCGTTCAAGCTGCATGACAGTATGTTCGGCTATCGCCGCAACGACCCCGCACTCGATCTGTCCTTCGACGCGACCGACAGCGCGCCGTTCATGCCGAAGGCGGTGGTGGGCGAGGCGTCGCAGGCCGCGAGATCCTCTGACCCGCGTGCCGGATCTCGCGTCCCCTGGGGCAAAACGGTCCTCTATGAATTGCATGTGCGCGGTTTCACCAAGCGCCATCCGCAGGTCCCCGAAAAACTCCACGGCACATTCGCCGGCCTCGCCCATCCAGCGGCGATCGACCATCTCGTGCGCCTCGGCATCACCTCGGTCGAACTGATGCCGGCGATGGCCGGGCTTGATGAGCGGCATCTCGCCCCACTCGGCCTGGTCAATTACTGGAACTACAACCCCATCGGCTGGTGCGCTTTCGAGCCGAAATTGGCGCCGGGCGGATGGGCGGAAATCCGCAGCACGGTCGCGGCGCTGCAGGCGGCCGGAATCGAAGTGCTGCTCGACGTGGTGCTGAACCACAGCGCCGAAGGGGACGCGCTCGGCCCGACCGTCTCGCTGCGCGGGCTCGACAATGCGAGCTATTACCGCCTGCGGCCCGACGACCCGCGCCATTACATCGACGATGCCGGCTGCGGCAATATTCTTGCCTGCGACCGGCCGCAGGTCGTGCGCCTCGCCATGGACGCCCTGCGGACCTGGGCGCAGAACGCCGGCCTCGACGGGTTCCGCTTCGATCTGATGACGACGCTCGGGCGCGGCGACAACGGTTTCGACTCTGCCGCGCCCTTATTGACGGCCATCGCGCAAGACCCAATTTTACGCGACTTGAAAATCATCGCCGAGCCTTGGGACATCGGCCCAGGCGGGTATCAAACCGGATATTTCAACGCCAATTGGGGCGAGTGGAACGACAAGTACCGCGATTGTATCCGCCGCTTCTGGCGCGGCGATCCCTACCTGCTCGGCGATCTCGCGACGCGCGTCGCCGGCTCGGAGGATCTTTTTGGGCGGAAACGCCGGCCGTCGCGCAGCGTCAATTTCATCACCGCCCACGATGGCCTCACCCTGGCCGATCTCACGAGCTACGCGGGCAAGCACAATCTCGCCAATGGCGAGAACAATCGCGACGGCACGGATGCCAACAATTCCTGGAACCATGGCATTGAAGGGCCGAGCGAGGAGACGGCGATCCGGGCGGCGCGGCTGCAGGATCAGCGCAACCTGCTCGCGACGCTCCTCTTCTCGCGCGGCACGCCGATGCTGTCGATGGGCAGCGAATGCGGGCAGTCGCAGAACGGCAACAACAATGCCTATGCGCAGGACAACGAGATATCGTGGCTCGACTGGGACAAAGCGGACGCCGGACTGGCGGCGTTTTGCGCCAAGCTCATCGCGCTGCGGCAGAGCCACGCCGCCCTATGCAGCGACCATTTCCTCACCGGCGCTCCGGGGGAAGAGTCCTGGCTTCCCGACGTGGCCTGGTATGCGCCCGACGGCCAGGCGCTGCGCGATGCCGCCTGGCACGATCCCAATCTGAACACGCTGATCGCCAGCCTCGCCGCGCCGGATCAGGCGCCCCAATCGCTCGATCGCGTCGTCGTGGTACTCCACGCAGGGGCGCAAAGCATCGATATCACCTTGCCGGAGACGCGGGCGCATTATGCCTGGCGCAGAGCTGTCGACACGGCCGCGCCCGATGCAAGCGAGATGCCCTGGATTGCGGCCACAGCGCAAACGACTGTCGCGCCGCGCAGTGTCGTCCTCTTCGTCGAGGAGATCGGTGCGACACAGCTCGCGCGGCCGCAAGGCGTTGCCTCCGATCTGCTCGACACACTCGCGCGCGGCGCTGGCATCGCATCGGATTGGTGGGATGTCGGCGGTACCAATCACCGGGTGCCGGACGCGACAAAGCAGGCTCTGCTCGCGGGGATGGGGCTTGACGCCGCAACCAATACGCAGGCCCGCGAAAGCCTCGCTTATTTGAGCGAAAGGCGCGACCGACGCATCTTGCCGGAGGCTGCGGTCGGCCAGGCGGACACGCCCGTCACCATCCGCCTAACGCTGCCGCGCAACGTGCCGCTGCCGAACGGCAATCTGATCGTGCAGAGCGAGAGCAGCGAAGAGATCGTCGTGCCGCTCGCCGCGACGCGGCCGACTTTACGCGACTGGCGCGCCGCCGACGACCGCATCAGCACCGCCTATCTCTTGACGCTTCCGCCTCTGCCGCAAGGGCGCGCGCGTGTCTGGCTGGAGAGCCAGCCGAATGACATCTGTCGTCTCACCGTGGCGCCGCGTGGCTGCTATCTGCCCGATGAGTTGCGGCAAGGCGCCAAGCGCTTCGGCGTCGCGGCCCATCTTTACGCCTTGCGTGGCCGCAGCGACCAGGGCATCGGCGATTTCTCGACGTTGCGCGATTTTGCCCATGCCTCGGCGGCGCAGGGCGCGGCGCTGGTGGGCCTGAACCCCATGCACGCCTTGTTCGAAACGGACCGCGAGCGGGCGAGCCCCTACCATCCCTCGGACCGGCGATTCCTCGATCCGATTTATATCGATGTCACAGCCGGTTCCGTCATCGGACATGCCCCCGCCGCAAAAGCGCTTCTCGATAGCAACGCGCGAGCGATCGAGGCGCTCACAGCGCGCCGCATGATCGATTATCCCGCCGTGTGGAACGTGAAGCGCGCGATCCTCGAAGCGAGTTTTGCCGCATTCTCGGCCGGTGCGGCTCCCGATCTCGCGCAAGCCTTCGCCGCATTCGTCCGTCAAGGCGGTCCGGCGCTCGAAAATTTCGCGCGATTTGCCACGATCGCAGAAACGCGGCAAGGCGAGGCGTGGTCGGAATGGCCCGATGCGTTGCGTGCGCCACAAGGGGCAGATGTCGCATCCTTCTTGGCACAGAACGAGCAAGACTATCGGTTTCAGCTCTATCTCCAATTCCTGTGCGAACAGCAGTTTGCTGCTGCGGCACAGAACGATCTGGCGCTCGGCTTTTACCGCGACATTGCCGTAGGGGCAGCGCCGGATAGCGCTGAAGTCTGGGCCGGCGGCGCCTATTTCATGCGCGGCGTGTCGATCGGCGCGCCGCCCGATCCGTTCTCCGCCTCGGGACAAGTGTGGAACCTGCCGCCGCCCAATCCGCTGCGCATGGCGCAAGAGGGATTTGCCTCGTTCGCGGCGCTCATCGCCGCCAATATGCGGCATGCCGGCGCGCTGCGTATCGACCATGTCATGGGCCTCACGCGCCTGTTTCAGGTGCCGGACGGGGCGCAAGGCAAGGATGGCGCCTATGTCGCCTATCCGTTTGAAGAGATGCTGGCCGAGGTCGCGCTGGAGAGCGCAAAAGCCCGCTGCCTCGTGGTCGGCGAAGATCTCGGCACCGTTCCGGAAGGCTTCCGTGAGCGCCTCGCCGCCGCCGATATGTTGAGCTACAAAGTGCTGTTCTTCGAGCGCGACGGCATCGCGTTCAACCCGCCCGCGGCCTATCCCGACAAGGCGATCGCCTGCGTGTCGACCCATGATCTACCGACATTCAAAGGTTGGTGGCAGGGCGTCGATATTGCCGAGAACGAGACGCTCGGCAAGTTGAGCGAAGACAGCGTGCGCGCGCATATGGCGATGCGCGAAGCGGAAAAAGCGGCTCTGCAAGAGGCCTTGCGCGAAGACGGCTTAGACGACACGCCGAGCACCGACGCACCGATCACGCAAGTCCACGCCGCCGTTGCGCAAACGCCCTGCATGCTCGTCCTGGCGCAGGCCGACGACCTCGCCGGCGAAACCGACGGCATCAATCTACCCGGCACCGACCGCGAACGACCCAATTGGCGGCGGCGCGTGAGTGCGACAGTCGACGATTTGTTTGAGGGCACGGAGGCGAAAGCGATTATTGCGGCGATGCAGAAGGGCCGCGTGAATCTGTCCTCCGTGTGA